The window GTGTGGGTGTCGGATGACGGAACGCGGCCCGCTCGGGGACGAGGCCGGCGGTGGTGAGCCCGAGCAGCCCGCGGGCCCGGGTGACCTGCTCGGTGACGGTGGCGCCGGCGAGCCGCCAGGCGGGGTCGGGGTCGGTGTTCCGTGGGCGGTGCGGGGGCTCGGCGATCAGGTCCGCGACGGCATCGTCCGCGCGCGCAAGACGGCCACGACAACCCCTGAGCGGGGAACGGGGGACAGCGAGGTCCTGTCGACAACCTTGAGGTCGACCGGTGGCTTGCTCATGCACCCAGGCTGACGACCGACCTTGCCACAATCGTTGCCCTTGACCGTGCCCGAACGCTTGCCCCGCGCCGGGACGTTCGTGCGTGACCCAGACGGCGACGACGGAGTGGCCGTGCCGCGCGCTGTGGGGACCGGGGTTCGTCGACGGGAGCGCTACTCCCAGCGGAACAGCAGGCGGGTCGCCGCCAGGGCGGCCAGAGTGAACGCGAGGACTGCGGCGGTGTCGGTGAGGCTCCAGGACAGTCCCAGCCACGGGTCCTGCATGAGCCGCACGGCGTAGGTGAGGGGGAGGGCGGACCGGATGCCCTGCATGGCCCCGGTGAGGACCTCCGGTGGCGGTCCGGTGCCGGAGAGCATCATCATCACGAAGAACGCGCCGAGACCGGCGCCGAGCGCTGCGCGGGAGGAGCCGATGCTGGCGAACAGCAGGCCGAGCGACCCGAACAGCGCCGCGCACAGCAGCCAGGCCAGCAGGAAGCCGGGCACCGATCGTGGGGCGTGGA of the Actinomycetes bacterium genome contains:
- a CDS encoding ABC transporter permease, translating into LDFYVPGYIALVWAAVGLLALPVHLARYREDGVLRRLRASSAPRWVVLGSQFAVSFVVSLVGGGLVILAAALTYDIHAPRSVPGFLLAWLLCAALFGSLGLLFASIGSSRAALGAGLGAFFVMMMLSGTGPPPEVLTGAMQGIRSALPLTYAVRLMQDPWLGLSWSLTDTAAVLAFTLAALAATRLLFRWE